Proteins encoded in a region of the Scomber scombrus chromosome 16, fScoSco1.1, whole genome shotgun sequence genome:
- the mrps18b gene encoding 28S ribosomal protein S18b, mitochondrial, with product MAASLQCIARALCRLSPSILHPVRQYQFCLHRLPARTCVGLSAFTLQRKTLCQVVSLQDEDAAQIADTLTRYKDKPWDYLESEEYTERYGTNPVWTGYRRNHKGGIPPQKTRKTCIRGDKICGNPCPVCRDPNIIVHHQNVKLLQQFISPHTGMVYDPTRTGVCMKQQKKLNEAINTARDHGLLPFQIPYVELSVEDYSNSHDAVGSTPPPPSLTSGDTWYKWYSEITPDQNEVAKVKKMYKAYLK from the exons ATGGCTGCCTCATTGCAATGCATCGCGAGGGCTTTGTGTCGTCTATCGCCCTCAATTTTACATCCAGTACGACAATACCAG TTCTGTCTTCATAGGTTACCTGCAAGAACATGTGTTGGTCTCTCTGCATTCACACTTCAGCGTAAAACTCTCTGCCAGGTAGTATCACTCCAAGATGAGGATGCTGCTCAGATTGCTGACACTCTCACTCGCTACAAAGACAAACCCTGGGATTACTTGGAGAGTGAAG AGTACACTGAGAGGTATGGAACCAATCCAGTGTGGACGGGCTACAGGAGGAACCACAAAGGAGGCATCCCCCCACAGAAGACACGCAAGACCTGCATT AGAGGAGACAAGATATGTGGAAACCCATGTCCAGTTTGTCGGGATCCAAACATTATTGTCCATCATCAG AACGTGAAATTGTTGCAGCAGTTCATAAGCCCCCACACAGGAATGGTGTATGATCCCACTCGAACAG GTGTGTGTATGAAACAGCAGAAGAAGCTTAATGAGGCAATCAACACTGCACGAGACCACG GCTTGCTTCCTTTTCAAATTCCATACGTGGAATTATCAGTAGAAGACTACTCCAATTCCCATGATGCTGTGGGGTCCACACCACCTCCCCCATCCTTAACCTCCGGTGACACCTGGTATAAATGGTACAGTGAGATAACACCTGATCAGAATGAAGTGGCTAAAGTCAAGAAGATGTACAAGGCGTACTTGAAGTAG